One genomic segment of Aquipluma nitroreducens includes these proteins:
- a CDS encoding GH92 family glycosyl hydrolase codes for MKHLFLIASLLFCIAINSFSQESSPVDYVNPLMGSDSNYSLSNGNTYPAIALPWGMNFWTPQTAKMGDGWVYAYDATHIQGFKQTHQPSPWINDYGQFSLFPMTGELKIAGEKRASWFSHKAETVKPYYYSVYLADYDVTTEITPTERASIFRFTFPENEKSWVVIDAFDKGSYIKIIPSENKIIGYTTRNSGGVPANFKNFFVIQFDKPFAESPVWSDDKIVSGKTELTDNHVGAAIRFVTKKGEQVHARIASSFISFDQAELNLKELGTDSFNQVCQKGKDVWNKELSRIAVEGGTTDQTRTFYSCLYRTMLFPRKFFEFDKDGKKVHYSPYNGQVLPGAMFTDNGFWDTFRAVFPFFNLMEPALNAQIQEGLVNAYKESGFLPEWASPGHRDCMIGSNSATIIADAYMKGARGYDINTLYEAVVKNSKTEGPLESVGRKGVDYYNKLGYVPYDVKINENTARTLEYAFADWTIYKLAKELKRPQSEIDLFAKRSQNYRNVFDPETKLMRGRNQDGSFQKPFNPFKWGDAFTEGNSWHYTWSVLHDVQGLVNLMGGKKEFVHMLDSVFVVPPIFDDSYYGQTIHEIREMQIMNMGNYAHGNQPIQHMIYLYNYAGEPWKTQKWVREVMNRMYLPTPDGYCGDEDNGQTSAWYVFSAMGFYPVTPGSDQYVLGAPLFKKITLKLENGKEVVINAPENSADNKYIQSMTFNGSNYSKNWLSYTELMKGATINFKMGDKPNLKRGIDDDDFPYSFTNELKK; via the coding sequence ATGAAACATCTATTTCTTATTGCATCACTACTTTTTTGCATTGCAATTAATTCCTTTTCTCAGGAATCATCGCCTGTCGATTACGTCAATCCACTGATGGGTTCCGATTCTAACTATTCGTTGTCGAACGGGAATACTTATCCTGCCATTGCATTGCCGTGGGGAATGAATTTCTGGACTCCGCAAACCGCCAAAATGGGCGATGGATGGGTGTATGCCTACGATGCAACCCACATTCAGGGGTTCAAACAAACGCATCAGCCTAGTCCGTGGATCAACGATTACGGCCAGTTCTCACTTTTCCCGATGACCGGCGAACTGAAAATTGCAGGCGAAAAACGCGCAAGCTGGTTTTCACACAAGGCAGAAACCGTAAAACCATATTATTATAGCGTTTACCTGGCCGATTACGATGTAACTACCGAGATTACACCCACCGAACGGGCTTCCATCTTTCGTTTTACTTTTCCTGAAAACGAAAAATCATGGGTTGTAATTGATGCCTTCGACAAAGGTTCGTACATCAAAATTATTCCTTCCGAAAACAAGATCATTGGTTACACAACCCGCAACAGTGGCGGTGTTCCGGCGAATTTCAAAAACTTCTTTGTAATTCAGTTTGATAAGCCATTTGCTGAAAGCCCGGTTTGGAGCGACGATAAAATCGTTTCAGGAAAAACCGAACTGACAGATAATCATGTGGGCGCGGCCATTCGCTTTGTCACTAAAAAAGGCGAACAAGTTCATGCCCGAATCGCGTCATCGTTCATTAGTTTCGATCAGGCTGAACTGAACCTGAAAGAACTGGGAACTGATAGTTTCAACCAGGTTTGCCAGAAAGGGAAAGACGTATGGAACAAAGAGCTGTCGCGCATTGCGGTTGAAGGTGGAACTACTGATCAAACCCGCACATTCTATTCCTGTTTGTATCGTACCATGTTATTTCCACGCAAATTTTTCGAGTTCGACAAAGACGGGAAAAAAGTTCACTATAGTCCATACAACGGACAGGTTTTACCTGGCGCCATGTTTACCGACAACGGTTTCTGGGACACCTTCCGCGCTGTATTCCCATTTTTCAACCTGATGGAACCTGCTCTGAATGCACAAATTCAGGAAGGTTTGGTCAATGCCTATAAAGAAAGCGGATTTCTTCCGGAGTGGGCAAGTCCCGGTCATCGCGATTGCATGATAGGTTCCAACTCTGCAACCATTATTGCCGATGCCTACATGAAAGGTGCCCGTGGATACGACATCAACACGCTGTACGAAGCAGTTGTAAAAAACAGTAAAACCGAAGGTCCGCTTGAATCGGTTGGCCGTAAAGGTGTTGATTATTACAATAAACTCGGTTACGTTCCGTACGATGTAAAAATCAACGAAAATACTGCCCGCACGCTCGAATATGCTTTTGCCGACTGGACGATTTATAAACTGGCCAAAGAGCTGAAACGCCCTCAGTCTGAAATTGATTTATTTGCCAAGCGCAGCCAGAATTACCGCAATGTGTTCGATCCGGAAACCAAACTGATGCGTGGACGAAATCAGGATGGATCGTTCCAGAAACCATTTAATCCGTTTAAATGGGGCGATGCGTTTACCGAAGGAAACAGCTGGCATTATACATGGTCGGTGCTGCACGATGTTCAGGGTTTAGTTAACCTGATGGGTGGCAAAAAAGAATTTGTACACATGCTTGATTCTGTTTTTGTGGTACCGCCAATTTTCGACGATTCGTACTACGGACAGACGATTCACGAAATTCGCGAAATGCAGATCATGAATATGGGCAACTATGCACATGGCAATCAACCCATTCAGCACATGATTTATCTGTACAACTATGCCGGCGAGCCCTGGAAAACCCAGAAATGGGTGCGCGAAGTGATGAACCGAATGTACCTTCCAACTCCTGACGGATATTGCGGCGACGAAGACAACGGGCAAACATCGGCCTGGTATGTATTTTCGGCCATGGGCTTCTACCCGGTCACTCCTGGAAGCGATCAGTATGTTTTGGGTGCACCATTATTCAAAAAAATTACATTAAAGCTCGAAAATGGGAAAGAAGTAGTTATCAATGCTCCTGAAAATAGTGCGGATAACAAATACATTCAATCGATGACTTTCAACGGAAGCAACTACAGCAAAAACTGGCTGAGCTACACAGAACTGATGAAAGGCGCAACGATTAACTTTAAAATGGGCGACAAACCAAACCTGAAACGTGGAATTGATGATGACGATTTCCCGTATTCGTTTACAAACGAATTGAAAAAATAA
- a CDS encoding apolipoprotein N-acyltransferase — protein MGIFQKIKTIATKRVLIIASILLSGICWYISNGLNGDYWYLLWVAPIPILLISFNATAKQTFFISFFAYLIGRLSWLGYLITVATLIPAIIFTLALPLIFAFIIVLARIMVVKTSSWYAVFAFPVFFTAFEALMIRFSHDGTAASIAYSQSNFLPLIQITSITGILGITFMVTFIPSALAMGWHFRKEKKKLLALIFTASILIVSVFLYGFNRINTIPITEKSTVGLVVLDEKMHKMGSLNFQNELEHTQNYVSEISKLAAQGAKLIVLPERAIDVNKETDSATIEILSTCARQNHINIITGYTNFKNETAHNSALAIDEQGNIIMDYNKTHLVTVLEDEFVPGNKLGLFSFRNFHSGAAICKDLDFPGYIKQYGRSKVVFLCIPAWDFVVDDWLHSRMAILRGVENGFSEVRTARLGRLTISDAYGRVNAEANSSNGKSTNLVGQIDLARIETFYTQHEDWFGLLMIITTISFILLIAIKSKNR, from the coding sequence ATGGGAATTTTTCAAAAAATAAAAACGATTGCTACTAAAAGAGTTTTGATAATTGCGAGTATTCTGCTTTCTGGGATATGCTGGTACATTTCAAACGGATTAAATGGAGATTATTGGTATCTTTTGTGGGTCGCTCCTATTCCGATTCTACTCATTTCGTTTAATGCAACAGCTAAGCAGACTTTCTTCATTTCTTTCTTTGCCTATTTAATCGGCAGACTTAGTTGGCTCGGTTATTTAATTACTGTTGCAACATTGATTCCCGCAATAATTTTCACTCTTGCCTTGCCTCTGATTTTTGCATTTATTATTGTTCTCGCAAGAATAATGGTTGTAAAAACCAGTTCGTGGTATGCTGTTTTCGCTTTCCCTGTTTTTTTTACTGCATTTGAAGCGTTAATGATCAGGTTTTCACACGATGGTACTGCGGCAAGTATCGCTTACTCACAATCAAACTTTCTGCCATTAATACAAATCACCTCCATAACCGGTATTTTAGGAATCACCTTTATGGTAACATTCATTCCTTCTGCTTTGGCAATGGGTTGGCACTTCCGTAAAGAGAAAAAAAAATTATTGGCGTTGATATTTACAGCCTCAATTCTTATCGTTTCGGTATTTCTTTATGGATTTAATCGAATTAACACTATTCCGATAACAGAAAAATCGACCGTTGGGCTTGTTGTTCTGGATGAAAAGATGCATAAAATGGGCAGCCTTAATTTTCAGAACGAATTAGAACATACACAAAATTATGTATCAGAAATCAGTAAACTTGCAGCTCAGGGAGCAAAGTTAATCGTGCTTCCGGAGAGGGCAATTGATGTAAACAAAGAAACAGACTCAGCTACTATAGAAATTTTGAGTACCTGCGCGAGACAAAATCATATCAATATAATAACCGGATATACAAATTTCAAAAATGAAACTGCACATAATTCAGCCTTAGCAATAGATGAACAAGGCAATATAATAATGGATTATAATAAAACTCACCTGGTGACTGTGCTGGAAGATGAGTTTGTTCCGGGTAATAAGTTGGGATTATTTTCATTCCGGAATTTTCATTCGGGAGCAGCTATTTGTAAAGACCTTGATTTCCCTGGATACATTAAACAATATGGCAGGAGTAAGGTTGTTTTTCTTTGCATTCCTGCTTGGGATTTCGTAGTTGACGATTGGCTTCATTCACGAATGGCTATATTGAGGGGGGTAGAAAATGGCTTCTCAGAAGTGAGAACGGCAAGGCTGGGAAGACTAACGATTAGCGATGCATATGGAAGAGTAAATGCTGAAGCAAATTCTTCAAATGGTAAATCAACCAATTTAGTTGGACAAATTGATCTAGCCAGAATTGAGACATTTTATACTCAACATGAGGATTGGTTTGGATTGTTGATGATAATTACCACGATTTCCTTCATTTTACTAATAGCAATTAAAAGTAAGAATCGTTAA
- a CDS encoding GntT/GntP/DsdX family permease codes for MPLVIVGIGILILLLLISKFKINAFLALLITSFAVGLLSSMNPLDILDSVLKGVGDTMGKIVLILAFGAMLGKILEESGAAHTITFRMIDFMGLKNIQYALLITGFLVGLPMMYNASFLVLIPLIFTFAYTTKLPTIWLALPLCSALSVAHCFLPPHPAPTYVSFIYEANVNKVLLYGLVPMIPACLIGGVWLSRFTKNIVVTPPADLFQERKFEKSELPGLGISIFCAVTPIILMLLGALTDVIFGPPPAKAELTQMGIESITGFYQHIFTGKGFSAQSSNVIAGVLTFFKFMSDANIALFMAVIVAILTLGLRKGRKMDDVMNSSAKSIGAISMIVLIIAGGGAFSQVLKDSHVIEYIRSISSSMQMNPLLMAFVISSIFRLATGSATVASLTTAPIMLPMAQQMGTSPELMVLATGAGSVMWSHFNDSGFWMFKEYFGLSIKQTFQTWTVMESTVGIVGIVTVMIMSVFI; via the coding sequence ATGCCTCTTGTAATTGTCGGTATCGGAATACTCATTCTACTGCTTCTCATCAGCAAGTTTAAAATCAACGCTTTTCTGGCTTTACTCATTACTTCATTTGCTGTTGGATTGCTCAGCAGCATGAACCCGTTGGACATTCTCGATTCAGTATTGAAAGGAGTTGGCGACACCATGGGCAAAATCGTGCTGATCCTGGCTTTTGGCGCCATGCTCGGAAAAATACTCGAAGAAAGTGGTGCGGCCCACACCATCACCTTCAGGATGATTGATTTTATGGGCCTGAAAAATATTCAGTACGCATTGCTGATTACTGGCTTCCTGGTTGGATTGCCCATGATGTACAATGCTAGTTTTCTGGTTTTAATTCCACTCATTTTTACTTTCGCCTATACAACCAAATTGCCTACCATCTGGCTGGCACTTCCGTTGTGCTCGGCCCTATCTGTGGCGCATTGTTTTTTACCTCCCCACCCTGCCCCAACTTATGTGTCGTTTATCTACGAGGCCAATGTCAACAAAGTATTGCTATACGGACTAGTTCCTATGATTCCGGCCTGCCTCATTGGCGGCGTATGGTTATCGCGCTTCACCAAAAACATTGTAGTTACACCTCCAGCCGACCTTTTTCAGGAACGAAAGTTCGAGAAAAGCGAACTGCCCGGATTGGGAATCAGCATCTTTTGTGCAGTGACACCGATTATTTTAATGCTCCTCGGCGCTTTAACCGATGTAATATTTGGCCCACCGCCAGCAAAAGCCGAACTCACCCAGATGGGAATCGAAAGCATCACTGGTTTTTACCAGCACATCTTTACCGGAAAAGGTTTTAGCGCACAATCGTCAAATGTCATTGCAGGTGTTCTGACCTTCTTCAAATTTATGAGCGATGCAAATATTGCTCTTTTTATGGCTGTCATTGTAGCTATTTTAACGCTCGGACTGCGCAAAGGAAGAAAGATGGACGATGTGATGAACAGTTCGGCTAAATCGATTGGCGCCATTTCGATGATCGTTTTGATTATCGCCGGAGGAGGCGCTTTCTCCCAGGTTTTGAAAGACAGTCATGTGATCGAATACATTCGGTCCATTTCCAGTTCAATGCAAATGAATCCACTATTGATGGCTTTCGTGATTTCTTCCATTTTCAGATTGGCTACCGGTTCGGCAACTGTAGCATCACTCACAACAGCACCCATTATGCTGCCCATGGCACAACAAATGGGCACATCGCCCGAACTGATGGTTTTGGCTACGGGCGCCGGAAGCGTGATGTGGTCGCATTTCAATGACTCCGGATTCTGGATGTTTAAAGAATATTTCGGACTGAGCATCAAACAAACTTTCCAGACCTGGACGGTGATGGAATCGACTGTTGGAATTGTGGGAATCGTTACAGTGATGATTATGAGTGTGTTTATTTAA
- a CDS encoding sugar phosphate isomerase/epimerase family protein produces the protein MKLISFTIIFVFFLIGIFQVQSKSFEKLPVKLKTSLNAYSFNSPLTKGEMNLDQLLEFCAVNQFDAVDITAYYFPGYPEVPSDEYLYHIKQKAFLLGLEISGTGVRNDFTDPDQAKRKVSVELVKKWIVAAEKLGAPVIRVFSGTDDTKGLPREKVVDYLVADFKECAEFGKAHGVVVAIQNHNDFIKTADQAIEVIKRVNSDWFGLILDIGSFRTDPYKEIAQTIPYTVNWQLKETLFVNGVEQKTDLDRLMKIIKESGYRGYLPIETLGEGDPKVKVPLFLNEVREAMRKVGE, from the coding sequence ATGAAACTAATCTCATTCACAATTATTTTTGTCTTTTTCCTGATCGGCATATTTCAAGTTCAGAGCAAATCGTTCGAAAAACTTCCAGTCAAATTGAAAACAAGCCTGAACGCCTATTCATTCAACTCTCCGCTAACTAAAGGAGAAATGAACCTCGACCAGTTGCTTGAATTTTGTGCTGTCAACCAGTTCGATGCCGTTGACATTACCGCCTATTATTTCCCCGGATATCCCGAAGTTCCTTCAGACGAATACCTTTACCACATTAAACAAAAAGCCTTCTTGCTGGGGCTCGAAATCAGCGGAACCGGAGTTCGTAACGATTTTACCGATCCCGATCAGGCGAAACGCAAAGTCAGTGTTGAGTTGGTCAAGAAATGGATTGTAGCTGCCGAAAAACTGGGAGCACCGGTTATTCGTGTCTTCTCCGGAACGGATGATACCAAAGGCTTGCCTCGCGAAAAGGTGGTCGATTATTTGGTGGCCGACTTCAAAGAATGTGCTGAGTTTGGGAAAGCTCATGGTGTGGTGGTTGCCATTCAGAATCACAACGATTTTATCAAAACTGCCGATCAGGCCATTGAAGTCATTAAGCGGGTCAACTCCGACTGGTTTGGCTTAATTCTCGATATTGGCAGCTTCCGCACCGATCCGTACAAGGAAATTGCTCAGACCATTCCTTATACCGTGAACTGGCAGCTTAAAGAAACCCTGTTTGTAAACGGAGTAGAGCAAAAAACTGACCTTGATCGGTTAATGAAAATCATTAAAGAATCGGGCTACCGTGGTTATCTCCCGATCGAAACCCTCGGAGAAGGCGATCCAAAAGTAAAGGTTCCGCTGTTTTTGAACGAAGTCAGAGAAGCAATGCGGAAAGTTGGAGAGTAA
- a CDS encoding glycoside hydrolase family 76 protein: MKTTNCLKILVIFAGVFLFCTAYAAVPENKNLLRAQTTLQQIFSLYDADHDHLFNETYPYKADEKATYLAGEDQVKGKRVAYLWPTSGVFSGVNALLKTTGDKQYSKMLETNVLTGLQQYYDAARIPACYQSYIFSAGESDRFYDDNVWLALDFCESYMLTKNPDYLKKSIETWKFVISGWDDKLGGGIYWCEQKKESKNTCSNAPGSVLALKLYEATKDTAYLNWGVRIYNWTKSNLQDTTDYLYFDNKSLSGKIGRQKYTYNSGQMLQAAAMLYKLTGQKMYLEEAQQIAKSAINYFTENYTTAEGNQIRLFKNTGNWFNAILLRGYVDLYQMDKNKEFINVFEDNLDQLWNHTRDKNGLFSKDWKGEKDDEYKWLLDQASLVEMWATMAELE; this comes from the coding sequence ATGAAAACAACCAACTGCCTAAAAATACTTGTAATTTTTGCAGGTGTATTTCTGTTTTGCACCGCATATGCTGCAGTGCCTGAAAACAAGAATCTGCTGCGGGCCCAAACCACACTGCAGCAAATCTTCAGCCTTTATGATGCCGACCATGATCATTTGTTCAACGAAACTTATCCGTATAAAGCTGACGAAAAAGCAACTTACCTTGCCGGTGAAGATCAGGTAAAAGGCAAGCGAGTTGCCTATCTGTGGCCAACTTCCGGAGTTTTTTCAGGAGTAAACGCTTTGCTGAAAACAACGGGCGACAAGCAATACAGCAAAATGCTCGAAACAAACGTTCTAACCGGACTTCAGCAGTATTACGATGCGGCTCGAATCCCTGCTTGTTATCAATCGTACATTTTCTCGGCTGGTGAATCCGATCGGTTTTACGATGACAATGTATGGCTGGCACTCGATTTTTGCGAATCGTACATGCTTACCAAAAATCCTGATTACCTGAAAAAATCAATCGAAACCTGGAAATTTGTCATCAGTGGATGGGATGATAAATTGGGAGGTGGCATTTATTGGTGCGAACAGAAAAAGGAATCTAAAAATACCTGTTCAAATGCTCCCGGATCAGTATTGGCATTAAAACTCTACGAAGCAACAAAAGATACTGCTTACCTCAACTGGGGTGTCCGCATTTACAACTGGACAAAGTCAAATCTTCAGGACACGACGGATTACCTGTATTTCGATAATAAAAGCCTTTCAGGAAAAATTGGTCGCCAGAAATACACTTACAACAGCGGACAAATGCTTCAGGCAGCCGCAATGCTATATAAACTTACTGGTCAGAAAATGTACCTTGAAGAAGCACAACAAATTGCTAAATCAGCAATCAATTATTTTACTGAAAACTATACAACTGCTGAGGGAAATCAGATCAGGCTCTTCAAAAATACAGGTAACTGGTTTAATGCCATCCTGTTGAGAGGATACGTTGATTTGTATCAAATGGATAAAAACAAAGAGTTTATCAACGTTTTTGAAGACAACCTTGATCAGCTGTGGAATCACACCCGCGACAAAAACGGGCTATTCAGCAAAGATTGGAAAGGTGAAAAAGACGACGAATACAAATGGCTGCTCGATCAGGCCAGTTTGGTCGAAATGTGGGCAACTATGGCAGAATTGGAATAG
- a CDS encoding GH92 family glycosyl hydrolase translates to MNKAIFSIIGAIIIFSSGVLAQNSQNVDYTKFVNVFIGTGALDANSLSGSNFPGACMPFGLVQLSPDTREYPDDPCSGYDYKDSTILGFSHTHLNGTGCPDLYDFLFMPYGGDKKWQAGSDDGKTKGFRSHFSHSNEKAYPGYYSVVLDDYNIRAEMTATEHCGMHRYTFAKADTYHLIIDLEHTLIKDSPYRYSKIISAQVRVVDNKTIEGYRIVSGWAKLRKVYFRAEFSRPFDSQVMKAGSNEFQNIPVANHSDLKIILNFDQNNNMPLLVKVGISSVSAEGAKENLNAEMKDFNFDGISVQANKAWNKELSCIDISGTARQKSIFYTGLYHLFIQPNNIADVSGNYLATDNSIQNAPDKKHYSTFSLWDTYRAAHPLYTLVQEDRTAGFINSMLRQYKTYGYLPIWQLWGTENYCMIGNHAIPVIVDAFLKGIKGFDYEEAYQAVKASSTTSHKNSPFNVLDKYGYFPEDLQTQSVSLTLEIAYDDWCVAQMAKKLGHEADYKFFLNRSGDYKNLFDKTSGFFRAKDSRGEWINPFNPLEYGGNGGFPFTEGNAWQYLWYVPQDVPSFIDLMGNDQKFVEKLDEFFTLDAKPGDVNGNASGFIGQYAHGNEPSHHVVYLYDFTSQPWKAQYYSAKIMRELYNDQQSGYSGNEDCGQMSAWYIFSAMGFYPVNPANSVYCFGSPQLENATINLANGKQFKVITNNLSTDNIYIQKIILNGKPYQKNYIAHKDIENGGVIEFFMGKTPNKKMATYEKPLMIAGEL, encoded by the coding sequence ATGAATAAAGCAATATTCTCCATCATTGGAGCAATAATCATTTTTTCATCAGGTGTCCTTGCACAAAACTCACAAAATGTTGACTACACCAAATTTGTGAATGTGTTTATTGGCACCGGGGCGCTGGATGCCAACAGTTTATCAGGAAGTAATTTTCCAGGCGCCTGCATGCCCTTTGGGTTGGTTCAACTGAGTCCCGACACACGCGAATACCCCGACGATCCTTGCAGCGGATATGACTATAAAGATTCAACAATCCTTGGGTTTAGTCACACTCATTTAAACGGAACGGGTTGTCCCGATCTGTATGATTTTCTTTTTATGCCTTACGGTGGCGACAAAAAATGGCAGGCTGGCAGCGACGACGGCAAAACGAAGGGCTTCCGCTCCCACTTTAGTCATTCAAACGAAAAAGCTTATCCGGGTTATTACAGTGTTGTTCTCGATGATTACAACATCCGTGCTGAAATGACAGCCACCGAGCATTGTGGAATGCACCGATATACGTTTGCTAAGGCAGATACGTATCACCTGATAATTGATCTGGAACATACGCTGATCAAAGACAGTCCTTACCGGTATTCCAAAATTATTTCGGCTCAGGTTCGCGTGGTCGATAACAAAACCATAGAAGGTTACCGGATCGTTTCAGGCTGGGCCAAACTCAGGAAAGTTTATTTCAGGGCCGAATTTTCACGTCCATTCGATTCTCAGGTGATGAAAGCCGGTTCCAACGAATTCCAGAATATTCCGGTTGCCAATCACTCCGACCTGAAAATCATTCTGAATTTCGATCAGAATAACAATATGCCTTTACTGGTAAAAGTGGGCATTTCTTCTGTTTCTGCTGAAGGAGCCAAGGAAAACCTGAATGCTGAGATGAAAGATTTTAATTTCGACGGCATCTCTGTTCAGGCCAATAAAGCATGGAACAAAGAGCTTTCGTGTATTGATATTTCAGGAACAGCGCGTCAAAAAAGCATTTTCTATACCGGTTTGTACCACCTGTTCATTCAGCCCAACAACATTGCCGATGTTTCGGGCAATTACCTGGCAACAGATAACAGCATTCAGAATGCTCCCGACAAAAAGCATTACAGTACATTTTCGTTATGGGACACTTATCGCGCTGCACACCCGCTTTATACGCTGGTTCAGGAAGACCGTACCGCCGGGTTCATCAATTCGATGCTTCGGCAGTATAAAACCTACGGATATTTGCCTATTTGGCAATTGTGGGGAACCGAAAATTACTGCATGATTGGGAACCACGCGATTCCTGTTATTGTGGATGCTTTTCTAAAGGGAATTAAAGGATTTGATTATGAAGAGGCGTATCAGGCAGTAAAAGCATCGTCAACAACCTCGCATAAAAATTCGCCGTTCAACGTCCTCGATAAATACGGTTATTTTCCTGAAGACCTGCAAACACAATCCGTATCGTTGACTCTTGAGATCGCTTATGACGATTGGTGTGTAGCCCAGATGGCCAAAAAGCTGGGACATGAAGCCGATTATAAATTTTTCCTGAACCGTTCAGGAGACTATAAAAATCTGTTCGACAAAACTTCCGGATTTTTCAGGGCAAAAGACAGTCGTGGCGAGTGGATCAATCCGTTCAATCCGCTGGAATATGGCGGAAATGGCGGGTTCCCGTTTACAGAAGGAAATGCGTGGCAGTATTTGTGGTACGTGCCACAAGATGTGCCTTCGTTTATCGATTTAATGGGCAACGACCAGAAATTTGTTGAAAAACTTGATGAGTTTTTTACACTTGATGCCAAACCGGGCGATGTGAACGGAAATGCTTCCGGATTCATTGGACAATATGCCCATGGAAACGAACCAAGTCACCATGTTGTATATTTGTACGATTTCACCAGCCAGCCCTGGAAAGCACAATATTACAGTGCCAAAATCATGCGCGAGTTGTATAACGACCAGCAATCGGGCTACTCCGGAAATGAGGACTGCGGACAGATGTCAGCCTGGTATATTTTCAGCGCTATGGGATTTTATCCGGTCAATCCGGCCAATAGCGTTTATTGTTTCGGATCGCCGCAGTTAGAAAATGCTACGATCAACCTGGCAAATGGCAAACAGTTTAAGGTTATCACCAACAACCTCAGTACTGATAATATTTACATTCAGAAAATTATCCTGAATGGCAAACCTTATCAAAAGAATTACATCGCGCATAAGGATATTGAAAACGGAGGTGTCATCGAATTTTTCATGGGTAAAACGCCAAATAAAAAGATGGCAACGTATGAAAAACCGTTGATGATTGCAGGTGAACTTTAA
- a CDS encoding Gfo/Idh/MocA family protein: MKSNRRNFLRQSFASASALAATSMLPADLFGQSQYSNKQIEEIIVQPENRPAPKESIRFSVIGINHGHIYGMVSSLIEGGGQLVAVYAKEPELLADFTKRYPTVKIAKTETEILEDNSIQLVASAAIPVDRAPIGIRVMKSGKDYMTDKPGILTFEQFKEVKKVQKETKRIYSIVYSERLSNRASVKAAELVQSGAIGKVVQTLGIGPHKVGITVRPDWFWDPEKAGGILCDIGSHQCDQFLFYTNSKQAEVSFSQVGNFNNPDHPKYWDFGDMAVRSPHATGYIRIDWFTPKGLATWGDGRMFILGTEGYIEMRKYIDIAGRKGENHLFLVNQNETKYYDCSQVYMPYGEQLVSDVVNRTETAMTQDHCFLATELALTAQKMAYRLNV, encoded by the coding sequence ATGAAATCGAACAGACGTAATTTTTTGAGACAATCGTTTGCATCAGCTTCGGCCTTAGCAGCCACATCGATGTTACCAGCCGATTTATTTGGCCAGAGTCAATACAGTAATAAACAGATTGAAGAAATCATCGTCCAGCCAGAGAACCGACCAGCACCCAAAGAATCCATCCGGTTCTCGGTCATCGGAATCAATCACGGCCATATTTATGGCATGGTAAGCTCTTTGATTGAAGGAGGCGGACAACTGGTGGCGGTTTATGCCAAAGAGCCAGAATTGTTGGCTGACTTTACCAAACGATATCCAACCGTTAAAATAGCTAAAACCGAGACCGAAATTCTGGAAGATAATTCCATTCAGTTGGTCGCCAGCGCCGCTATTCCTGTTGACCGCGCCCCAATTGGCATCCGTGTCATGAAATCAGGAAAAGATTACATGACCGACAAGCCCGGCATATTGACTTTCGAACAATTTAAGGAGGTGAAAAAAGTCCAGAAAGAAACGAAACGCATTTATTCAATCGTTTACAGCGAACGTTTGAGCAATCGGGCATCAGTGAAAGCGGCAGAGCTGGTTCAGTCCGGGGCTATTGGCAAAGTGGTCCAGACATTGGGAATCGGACCTCACAAAGTTGGAATAACCGTCCGTCCCGACTGGTTTTGGGATCCTGAAAAGGCCGGCGGTATTTTATGCGATATTGGCTCCCATCAGTGCGACCAATTCCTGTTTTACACCAACTCCAAACAAGCCGAGGTTAGTTTTTCACAGGTGGGAAATTTCAACAACCCGGACCATCCCAAATACTGGGATTTTGGCGACATGGCCGTCCGTAGTCCTCATGCCACGGGCTACATTCGCATCGACTGGTTCACGCCAAAAGGACTTGCTACCTGGGGCGATGGCAGAATGTTTATTTTAGGGACCGAAGGTTATATCGAGATGCGAAAGTACATTGATATTGCCGGTCGCAAAGGGGAAAATCATTTGTTCCTGGTCAACCAAAACGAAACAAAGTATTACGACTGTTCTCAGGTATATATGCCTTACGGCGAACAATTGGTAAGTGATGTGGTCAACCGTACCGAAACAGCCATGACACAGGATCATTGTTTTCTGGCCACCGAATTGGCCTTGACTGCTCAAAAAATGGCTTATCGACTGAATGTCTGA